The proteins below come from a single Streptomyces sp. B3I8 genomic window:
- a CDS encoding cell wall metabolism sensor histidine kinase WalK, with translation MLSIDTSIDDSSTAALIKRQLALVGGALIVLLALAALVLRLGMRPLVRMARTADAIAEGHLSERLPTRRDGSETDLLAEAVNRAFDAQARAEATVRSMAADTSHELRTPLATISGWLDLHRQGGISGPGLETAFEHIENEVGRMRLLVEDLALLARLDAGRPVEQDPVDLTALAAGVVEDAQIIYPERRVTMAPAPPAHVVGDAGRLQQVVRNLVGNAVQHTPARTSVLVEITLVGKDVRLRVVDDGPGIPAQDLPRVFERFWRAEASRSRAYGGSGLGLAIVEAIVHAHHGHVNVESEVGIGTTVTIRLPRGEGRP, from the coding sequence GTGCTGTCCATCGACACCTCGATCGACGACAGCTCGACCGCCGCCCTCATCAAACGCCAACTTGCCCTGGTCGGCGGCGCGTTGATCGTCCTGCTGGCCCTTGCCGCCCTCGTCCTGCGGCTCGGCATGCGGCCCCTGGTCAGGATGGCCCGCACCGCCGACGCCATCGCCGAGGGCCACCTCAGCGAACGGCTGCCCACCCGGCGCGACGGCAGCGAGACCGACCTGCTCGCCGAGGCCGTCAACCGCGCCTTCGACGCCCAGGCCCGCGCCGAGGCGACCGTGCGCTCCATGGCCGCCGACACCTCGCACGAACTGCGCACCCCGCTCGCCACCATCTCCGGCTGGCTCGACCTGCACCGGCAGGGCGGGATCTCCGGACCCGGCCTGGAGACCGCGTTCGAGCACATCGAGAACGAGGTGGGGCGGATGCGCCTGCTCGTCGAGGATCTCGCCCTGCTCGCCCGGCTGGACGCCGGCCGGCCCGTCGAACAGGATCCCGTGGATCTCACCGCGCTGGCCGCCGGCGTCGTCGAGGACGCCCAGATCATCTACCCCGAGCGCCGCGTCACCATGGCGCCCGCGCCGCCGGCCCACGTCGTCGGCGACGCCGGCCGGCTGCAGCAGGTGGTGCGCAACCTCGTCGGCAACGCCGTGCAGCACACCCCCGCCCGCACCAGCGTCCTGGTGGAGATCACCCTCGTCGGGAAGGACGTGCGACTGCGCGTCGTCGACGACGGTCCCGGCATCCCCGCCCAGGACCTGCCCCGGGTCTTCGAACGCTTCTGGCGGGCCGAGGCCAGCCGCAGTCGGGCGTACGGCGGTTCGGGCCTCGGCCTGGCCATCGTCGAAGCCATCGTGCACGCCCACCACGGTCACGTGAACGTCGAGTCGGAGGTGGGCATCGGGACCACCGTCACCATCCGGCTGCCGCGGGGGGAGGGACGGCCGTGA
- a CDS encoding dipeptide ABC transporter ATP-binding protein, translating into MTTPAKSEGATLTKDAAGGETLLKVTGLQKHFPIRKGLLQRQTGAVRAVDGLDFEVRRGETLGVVGESGCGKSTMGRLITRLLEPTAGKVEFEGKDITHLGVGGMRPLRRDVQMIFQDPYSSLNPRHTIGTIVGAPFKLQGVSPEGGIKKEVQRLLSVVGLSPEHYNRYPHEFSGGQRQRIGIARALALSPKLVVADEPVSALDVSIQAQVVNLLDDLQQELGLTYVIIAHDLSVVRHVSDRIAVMYLGKMVELADRDLLYKSPMHPYTKALMSAVPIPDPSRKSAKSERILLQGDVPSPIAPPSGCRFHTRCWKATEICRTTEPPLLQLRPGQQVACHHPENFADQAPQDTVLLRDAKKAAETVADEVLAESAVTSAAVAAEVAEGTVPVAKDATAVSEDATAASEDVTPVSEDATAVSEDATAVSEDATPASEDVTPASEDATAVSGDATAASEDPTPASEDASGAAEGAAEKPGLAKDVTEVTGTEAAAGEAADESGAESAGTGTADGEAGTDGQESTPK; encoded by the coding sequence GTGACCACTCCCGCCAAGAGCGAAGGCGCGACCCTCACCAAGGACGCCGCCGGTGGCGAGACGCTGCTGAAGGTGACCGGGCTGCAGAAGCACTTCCCGATCCGCAAGGGCCTGCTCCAGCGGCAGACCGGCGCGGTCCGGGCGGTCGACGGACTCGACTTCGAGGTGCGCCGGGGCGAGACCCTGGGCGTCGTCGGCGAGTCCGGCTGCGGCAAGTCGACCATGGGCCGACTCATCACCCGGCTGCTCGAACCGACCGCCGGAAAGGTCGAGTTCGAGGGCAAGGACATCACGCACCTCGGCGTCGGCGGCATGCGCCCGCTCCGCCGCGACGTGCAGATGATCTTCCAGGACCCGTACTCGTCGCTGAACCCGCGCCACACCATCGGCACGATCGTCGGCGCTCCCTTCAAGCTCCAGGGCGTCTCGCCCGAGGGGGGCATCAAGAAGGAAGTACAGCGGCTGCTGTCGGTCGTGGGCCTCAGCCCCGAGCACTACAACCGCTACCCGCACGAGTTCTCCGGCGGTCAGCGGCAGCGCATCGGCATCGCCCGCGCCCTCGCGCTCAGCCCCAAGCTGGTCGTGGCGGACGAGCCGGTCTCCGCGCTGGACGTGTCGATCCAGGCCCAGGTCGTCAACCTGCTCGACGACCTCCAGCAGGAGCTGGGCCTGACGTACGTGATCATCGCGCACGACCTGTCCGTGGTCCGACACGTCTCCGACCGCATCGCCGTGATGTACCTCGGCAAGATGGTGGAGCTGGCCGACCGCGACCTGCTCTACAAGTCGCCGATGCACCCGTACACCAAGGCGCTGATGTCGGCGGTGCCGATCCCGGACCCGTCGCGCAAGTCGGCCAAGAGCGAGCGCATCCTGCTCCAGGGCGACGTGCCCTCGCCGATCGCCCCGCCGAGCGGCTGCCGGTTCCACACCCGGTGCTGGAAGGCGACGGAGATCTGCCGCACCACCGAGCCGCCGCTGCTCCAGCTCCGGCCGGGGCAGCAGGTGGCCTGCCACCACCCGGAGAACTTCGCCGACCAGGCCCCGCAGGACACCGTGCTGCTGCGGGACGCCAAGAAGGCCGCCGAGACGGTCGCCGACGAGGTGCTCGCGGAGTCCGCGGTCACGTCGGCGGCGGTGGCGGCCGAGGTGGCCGAGGGGACGGTGCCGGTGGCGAAGGACGCGACCGCCGTGTCCGAGGACGCGACCGCCGCGTCGGAGGACGTGACCCCCGTGTCCGAGGACGCGACCGCTGTGTCGGAGGACGCGACCGCCGTGTCCGAGGACGCGACCCCCGCGTCGGAGGACGTGACCCCGGCGTCGGAGGACGCGACCGCCGTGTCCGGGGACGCGACCGCCGCGTCGGAGGACCCGACCCCCGCGTCGGAGGACGCGTCCGGCGCGGCTGAGGGCGCGGCCGAGAAGCCGGGGCTCGCCAAGGACGTCACCGAGGTGACGGGCACCGAGGCCGCCGCCGGGGAGGCAGCCGACGAGTCCGGCGCCGAGTCCGCCGGGACCGGGACCGCCGACGGCGAGGCCGGCACCGACGGTCAGGAGTCAACCCCGAAGTAA
- a CDS encoding M1 family metallopeptidase codes for MALSRSARLLTLATAAASFLVIAAGSHPAPGAPGIGDSYFPELGNGGFDARHYALDVAYDPDTDRLDGRTTLTAKATQNLSSFDLDLQKLEVTRVDVDGRRARFTRDGDEIRITPRSPLSKGRTFTVSVTYGGVPEPLGGPIVFGSSYGWMKTDDGVFVACEPNAASTWFPSSDHPSDKATYDISIKAPRGLTGVSNGRLISTRDRGDSTYTHWRESRPMASYLATATIGKFDVRTGRTPAGTPIYVAVDPVLKNSNNVDVYAVTAEATDYWSQVFGPYPFEETGAIVDDMPQAGFSLEVQSKPAYSAVRNESTIVHELAHQWFGDSVSVKHWKDIWLNEGFATYAQWLWAEHKGTRSAHDAFLADYASRPADSGFWQVKVADPQRDTMFASAVYDRGAMTLQALRERIGDDAFFELLPAWTRAHRYGNAQTADFVRLAEKISGQRLGDLFDTWLYTTGRPELL; via the coding sequence ATGGCACTCTCCCGTTCGGCACGTCTACTGACCCTCGCCACCGCCGCGGCCTCCTTCCTCGTCATCGCCGCCGGCTCGCACCCCGCCCCCGGTGCCCCCGGTATCGGCGACAGCTACTTCCCCGAGCTCGGCAACGGCGGCTTCGACGCCCGCCACTACGCGCTCGACGTGGCCTACGACCCGGACACCGACCGCCTCGACGGGCGGACCACTCTCACGGCGAAGGCCACTCAGAACCTGTCTTCCTTCGACCTCGACCTGCAGAAGCTCGAGGTCACGCGCGTCGATGTCGACGGCAGACGGGCGCGGTTCACCCGGGACGGCGACGAGATCCGCATCACTCCGCGCTCGCCCCTGTCCAAGGGCCGCACCTTCACCGTCTCCGTCACCTACGGCGGCGTGCCCGAGCCGCTCGGCGGGCCCATCGTCTTCGGCTCCTCCTACGGGTGGATGAAAACCGACGACGGCGTCTTCGTGGCCTGCGAGCCCAACGCCGCCTCCACCTGGTTCCCCTCCAGCGACCACCCCTCCGACAAGGCCACCTACGACATCTCCATCAAGGCCCCGCGCGGCCTGACCGGCGTCTCCAACGGGCGGCTGATCTCGACGCGCGACCGTGGCGACTCGACGTACACCCACTGGCGCGAGAGCCGCCCCATGGCCTCCTACCTGGCCACGGCCACCATCGGGAAGTTCGACGTGCGCACGGGGCGCACCCCGGCCGGCACGCCGATCTACGTCGCCGTCGACCCGGTGCTGAAGAACAGCAACAACGTCGACGTGTACGCCGTCACCGCCGAGGCCACCGACTACTGGTCCCAGGTGTTCGGCCCGTACCCCTTCGAGGAGACGGGTGCGATCGTCGACGACATGCCGCAGGCCGGCTTCTCCCTCGAGGTGCAGTCCAAGCCCGCCTACTCCGCCGTGCGCAACGAGTCGACCATCGTGCACGAGCTGGCCCACCAGTGGTTCGGCGACTCCGTCTCCGTCAAGCACTGGAAGGACATCTGGCTCAACGAGGGCTTCGCCACCTACGCCCAGTGGCTGTGGGCCGAGCACAAGGGCACCCGCTCGGCGCACGACGCCTTCCTCGCCGACTACGCCTCTCGCCCGGCGGACAGCGGCTTCTGGCAGGTGAAGGTCGCCGACCCGCAGCGCGACACCATGTTCGCCTCCGCTGTCTACGACCGGGGTGCGATGACCCTCCAGGCGCTGCGCGAGCGCATAGGCGACGACGCCTTCTTCGAGCTGCTGCCCGCCTGGACCCGGGCGCACCGCTACGGCAACGCGCAGACCGCCGACTTCGTCCGCCTCGCCGAGAAGATCTCCGGGCAACGGCTCGGCGACCTCTTCGACACCTGGCTGTACACCACGGGCAGGCCCGAGCTTCTCTGA
- a CDS encoding N-acetylmuramoyl-L-alanine amidase produces MGEELAEETAGSAGGTERARAPVEGVGDGDRRPGRRALLVGGAAAALGTVILARQELSHLWWRLPGVERPRDEGAVDYRGAQWIAASAANLRRADRPDDYRIDRVIIHVTQGSYRSAVKVFQDPSHQAAAHYVVRKDGHVAQMIRELDVAFHAGNRQYNERSVGIEHEGFVEKASSFTDAMYASSARLTAAICARYAIPVDRTHIIGHVQVPGTDHTDPGRYWDWERYMKLVRRARTAVA; encoded by the coding sequence ATGGGGGAAGAACTCGCGGAGGAGACGGCGGGGAGTGCGGGGGGCACGGAGCGCGCCCGGGCACCCGTGGAAGGCGTGGGCGACGGCGACCGGCGTCCCGGTCGGCGGGCGCTGCTCGTCGGCGGCGCTGCGGCCGCGCTGGGCACGGTGATCCTGGCCCGCCAGGAGCTGTCGCACCTGTGGTGGCGGCTGCCGGGCGTGGAGCGGCCGCGCGACGAGGGCGCGGTCGACTACCGGGGCGCCCAGTGGATAGCCGCCTCCGCCGCCAATCTGCGGCGGGCGGACCGGCCCGACGACTACCGCATAGACCGCGTGATCATCCATGTCACGCAGGGCAGTTACCGCAGCGCGGTCAAGGTCTTCCAGGATCCCTCGCACCAGGCGGCGGCCCACTACGTCGTACGCAAGGACGGCCACGTCGCGCAGATGATCCGCGAGCTGGACGTGGCGTTCCACGCGGGCAACCGGCAGTACAACGAGCGCAGCGTCGGCATAGAGCACGAGGGCTTCGTGGAGAAGGCGTCCTCGTTCACGGACGCCATGTACGCGTCCTCGGCACGGCTGACGGCCGCGATCTGCGCGCGGTACGCGATACCCGTCGACCGCACGCACATCATCGGCCACGTGCAGGTCCCGGGGACGGACCACACCGATCCCGGGCGGTACTGGGACTGGGAGCGGTACATGAAGCTGGTGCGGAGGGCGCGCACGGCCGTGGCGTGA
- a CDS encoding thioesterase family protein, with translation MADAPTAPAVAPGTRATTGDSEFDRDTAVTRRDAGAPGVYDIDLSAGWTIMGALNGGYLLAVLGRALADALPHADPFSVSAHYLTASRPGPAVIRTDVVRTGRTLSTGQASLFQYDDEGREVERLRVLASYGDLASLPDDVRTSAEPPAIPPIDQCPGSEDSPTPVLGGSSFADRMTLRLDPATTGWALGAPSGRGEMRGWFQLADGRDADPFALLLAVDALPPTAFELGLSGWVPTVELTAHVRARPAPGPLRVSITTRNLAGGFLEEDAEIWDAADRLVAQSRQLARVRLTERV, from the coding sequence ATGGCAGACGCACCCACCGCACCGGCCGTCGCCCCCGGCACCCGGGCCACGACCGGTGACAGCGAGTTCGACCGGGACACCGCGGTCACCCGACGCGACGCCGGCGCCCCCGGGGTCTACGACATCGACCTCTCCGCCGGCTGGACGATCATGGGCGCCCTCAACGGCGGCTATCTCCTCGCGGTCCTCGGCCGCGCCCTCGCCGACGCCCTGCCGCACGCCGACCCGTTCAGCGTCTCCGCGCACTACCTCACCGCGTCCCGGCCCGGCCCCGCCGTGATCCGCACGGACGTCGTGCGCACCGGCCGCACCCTCTCCACCGGCCAGGCCTCCCTCTTCCAGTACGACGACGAGGGGCGGGAGGTCGAGCGCCTCCGCGTCCTCGCCTCCTACGGCGACCTGGCCTCCCTCCCCGACGACGTCCGCACCTCCGCCGAACCGCCGGCGATACCGCCGATCGACCAGTGCCCCGGCTCCGAGGACTCGCCCACTCCCGTGCTCGGCGGCTCGTCGTTCGCCGACCGCATGACGCTCCGGCTGGACCCCGCGACGACGGGCTGGGCGCTGGGCGCCCCGTCCGGCAGGGGCGAGATGCGGGGCTGGTTCCAACTGGCCGACGGCCGCGACGCCGACCCGTTCGCGCTGCTCCTCGCGGTCGACGCGCTTCCCCCGACCGCCTTCGAGCTGGGCCTGTCCGGCTGGGTGCCCACCGTCGAACTCACCGCCCACGTCCGCGCCCGCCCGGCCCCGGGCCCGCTGCGGGTGTCGATCACCACGCGCAACCTGGCCGGCGGCTTCCTGGAGGAGGACGCCGAGATCTGGGACGCCGCCGACCGCCTGGTCGCCCAGTCCCGCCAACTGGCCAGGGTCCGGCTGACCGAGCGGGTCTGA
- a CDS encoding TetR family transcriptional regulator gives MSHTSGIRQAQKQKTRRALLDAALVLLEEQSLSSLGLREVTRAVGVAPTAFYRHFRSTADLGVALVEEALGSLHPMIGATVSVPGDSEERITRAVELISRHVEAHPAHVRFVARERHGGVAPVREAIRRELAGFAEEVRAELAGHPESEGWSDDDLLMLAELYVDQMLMTASLFLEAQEAEEVQEAEATAGAEAGTTDGPAPAVRARAREHVARVATRQMRLISIGRRHWLDG, from the coding sequence ATGAGTCACACCTCCGGCATCCGCCAGGCACAGAAGCAGAAGACCCGCCGGGCGCTCCTGGACGCGGCGCTCGTGCTGCTGGAGGAGCAGAGTCTGAGCAGCCTGGGGCTGCGGGAGGTCACCCGGGCGGTGGGGGTCGCCCCGACCGCCTTCTACCGGCACTTCCGCTCGACCGCCGACCTCGGCGTCGCACTCGTCGAGGAGGCGCTCGGCTCCCTGCACCCGATGATCGGCGCGACGGTGTCCGTACCCGGGGACAGCGAGGAACGCATCACCCGCGCCGTCGAGTTGATCTCACGACACGTGGAGGCGCATCCCGCGCACGTGCGGTTCGTCGCCCGCGAGCGGCACGGCGGGGTGGCGCCGGTGCGCGAGGCGATACGGCGGGAACTGGCAGGGTTCGCCGAGGAGGTGCGCGCCGAACTCGCCGGGCACCCGGAGTCCGAGGGCTGGAGCGACGACGACCTGCTGATGCTCGCCGAGCTGTACGTCGACCAGATGCTGATGACGGCCTCCCTGTTCCTGGAGGCCCAGGAGGCGGAGGAGGTTCAGGAGGCGGAGGCGACGGCAGGGGCAGAGGCCGGGACCACGGACGGTCCGGCCCCTGCCGTCCGCGCCCGCGCCCGCGAGCACGTGGCCCGCGTGGCGACCCGGCAGATGCGGCTCATCAGCATCGGCCGCCGGCACTGGCTGGACGGCTGA
- a CDS encoding cysteine desulfurase family protein, whose product MAYLDHAATTPMLPEAAAALTDRLGVTGNASSLHASGRRARRTVEESRESLAEALGARPSEIVFTSGGTEADNLAVKGLYWSRRAADPRRTRVLASPVEHHAVLDAVHWLGEHEGATVEYLPVDTYGRVHPEALREALARDPEGVALVTVMWANNEIGTLFPVPELAAVAREFDVPLHADAVQAFGQVPVDFATSGLAAMTVSGHKIGGPYGIGALVLGRDQDPVPVLHGGGQERHVRSGTLDVPVIASFAVAGRLAAERRERFAREVGALRDELVDAVRRAVPDAILGGDPSPGGRLPANAHFTFPGCEGDSLLLLLDAQGIECSTGSACTAGVAQPSHVLLATGADPDLARGTLRFSLGHTSTRADVRAVAEAIGPAVERARTAGLT is encoded by the coding sequence ATGGCATACCTCGACCACGCCGCGACCACTCCGATGCTCCCCGAGGCGGCGGCCGCGCTGACCGACCGGCTCGGCGTCACCGGCAACGCGTCCTCACTCCACGCATCCGGGCGCAGGGCCCGCCGCACGGTCGAGGAGTCCCGCGAGTCCCTCGCCGAGGCACTCGGCGCCCGGCCCAGCGAGATCGTGTTCACCTCCGGCGGCACCGAGGCCGACAACCTCGCCGTCAAGGGCCTGTACTGGTCCCGTCGCGCCGCCGACCCCCGCCGCACCCGCGTCCTCGCCAGCCCCGTCGAGCACCACGCCGTCCTGGACGCCGTCCACTGGCTCGGCGAGCACGAGGGCGCCACCGTCGAGTACCTCCCCGTGGACACGTACGGCAGGGTCCACCCCGAGGCGCTGCGCGAGGCCCTCGCCCGCGACCCCGAAGGCGTGGCCCTGGTCACGGTCATGTGGGCCAACAACGAGATCGGTACGCTCTTCCCGGTGCCCGAACTGGCCGCCGTCGCCCGGGAGTTCGATGTGCCGCTGCACGCGGACGCGGTCCAGGCGTTCGGGCAGGTCCCGGTCGACTTCGCCACGTCCGGGCTCGCCGCGATGACCGTCTCCGGTCACAAGATCGGCGGGCCCTACGGCATCGGCGCGCTGGTCCTCGGCAGGGACCAGGACCCCGTGCCCGTGCTGCACGGCGGCGGCCAGGAGCGGCATGTGCGCTCCGGCACGCTCGACGTGCCGGTGATCGCCTCCTTCGCGGTCGCGGGCCGGCTCGCCGCAGAGCGGCGCGAGCGGTTCGCCCGGGAGGTCGGTGCCCTGCGCGACGAACTCGTCGACGCGGTCCGCCGGGCCGTCCCCGACGCGATCCTCGGCGGCGACCCCTCCCCGGGGGGCCGGCTGCCCGCCAACGCGCACTTCACCTTCCCCGGCTGCGAGGGCGACTCCCTGCTGCTCCTGCTGGACGCCCAGGGCATCGAGTGCTCCACCGGCTCCGCGTGCACGGCGGGCGTCGCCCAGCCCAGCCACGTCCTCCTGGCCACCGGCGCCGACCCGGACCTCGCCCGCGGCACGCTCCGCTTCTCCCTCGGCCACACCTCCACCCGGGCCGACGTGCGGGCGGTCGCCGAGGCGATCGGCCCGGCGGTCGAACGCGCCCGCACCGCGGGCCTGACATAG
- a CDS encoding response regulator transcription factor, giving the protein MTTAAVVGGPALVREAVARVVEGSRLVDTVARAADETRFGELLGAGVRPDVVLLTRTVRDRGRDGDPSGGVIRFAESVATASALARTIVLGVADAPEADTCLRAGATGVLAADITAVQLVAALETVLRGGLVVVLGTAPVVAVPERRRTAGAEVVGTLSLRERQVLTLLASGQEAPAIAAALRISPLTVKTHIAHLLSKLGVSRRGHAIAFAYEHGLVVPGTPLKDTLLSRFPEAS; this is encoded by the coding sequence GTGACCACCGCGGCCGTCGTCGGGGGTCCCGCGCTGGTGCGGGAGGCCGTGGCGCGGGTCGTCGAGGGGAGCCGTCTCGTCGACACGGTGGCACGGGCCGCCGACGAGACCCGCTTCGGTGAGCTGCTCGGCGCGGGTGTCCGGCCGGACGTCGTCCTGCTCACGCGCACGGTCCGGGACCGGGGCCGGGACGGGGACCCGAGCGGCGGCGTCATCCGGTTCGCGGAGTCGGTCGCCACCGCCTCCGCGCTCGCCCGGACGATCGTCCTCGGCGTCGCGGACGCCCCGGAGGCCGACACCTGTCTGCGCGCGGGCGCCACCGGTGTCCTCGCCGCCGACATCACCGCCGTCCAGCTCGTCGCGGCCCTGGAGACGGTGCTGCGCGGGGGTCTGGTCGTCGTACTGGGCACCGCCCCCGTCGTCGCGGTGCCCGAGCGGCGGCGGACGGCCGGCGCGGAGGTGGTCGGGACGCTGTCCCTGAGGGAGCGCCAGGTCCTCACCCTGCTGGCGAGCGGCCAGGAGGCGCCCGCCATCGCGGCCGCGTTGCGGATCAGCCCGCTCACCGTGAAGACCCACATCGCCCATCTGCTGTCCAAGCTCGGGGTCAGCCGACGGGGCCACGCGATCGCCTTCGCCTACGAACACGGCCTCGTGGTGCCGGGTACGCCCCTGAAGGACACGCTGCTGAGCCGGTTCCCCGAGGCGTCCTGA
- a CDS encoding trimeric intracellular cation channel family protein: MLTQLFSPSVQHTLDLVGIFVFAISGALLAVRKNFDVFGIAVLAEVTALGGGLFRDLIIGAVPPAAFTDKGYFVTPLFAALLVFFLHPQVERIQGAVNVFDAAGLGLFCVAGTTKAYGHGLNLTASAALGLATAVGGGVLRDVLANEVPSLLRWDRDLYAVPAIVGACMVAVFLHYDVLTAFTTAFAVTTAFVLRLAALRFHWRAPRAWNRRSTVREVPDDAVAGGASEQEKATA, from the coding sequence GTGCTTACGCAACTCTTCAGCCCCTCCGTCCAGCACACCCTCGATCTCGTCGGCATCTTCGTGTTCGCGATCTCCGGCGCGCTGCTGGCCGTGCGCAAGAACTTCGACGTCTTCGGCATCGCCGTGCTCGCCGAGGTCACCGCGCTCGGCGGCGGTCTCTTCCGTGACCTGATCATCGGGGCGGTGCCGCCGGCCGCCTTCACCGACAAGGGGTACTTCGTCACCCCGCTCTTCGCCGCGCTGCTGGTGTTCTTCCTCCATCCCCAGGTGGAGCGGATCCAGGGCGCGGTCAACGTGTTCGACGCGGCGGGTCTCGGCCTGTTCTGTGTCGCCGGCACGACGAAGGCGTACGGGCACGGGCTGAACCTCACCGCCTCGGCCGCCCTGGGCCTGGCCACCGCCGTCGGCGGGGGAGTGCTGCGCGACGTCCTCGCCAACGAGGTGCCCTCGCTGCTGCGCTGGGACCGCGACCTGTACGCGGTGCCCGCGATCGTCGGCGCCTGCATGGTCGCCGTGTTCCTGCACTACGACGTGCTCACCGCCTTCACCACGGCGTTCGCGGTGACCACCGCCTTCGTGCTGCGACTGGCGGCGCTGCGCTTCCACTGGCGGGCCCCGCGGGCGTGGAACCGGCGCTCGACCGTGCGGGAGGTGCCGGACGATGCCGTGGCGGGCGGCGCATCGGAGCAAGAGAAAGCTACCGCTTAG
- a CDS encoding siderophore-interacting protein, producing the protein MATLLSPLLDLLTLQGTVTETEPVTARFRRLRIEGEALSGLTVRPGQQVRVMVGDGLTLRTYSIWRYDPEGAVELRVLDHAGAGPGARWASAAAVGDRVRIRKPEGTFVLRPDATHHVFVGEETASVAFGAMLGALPDGARISGCVETETAADRLALPYADRLDWVTRGGTSLPDAVRRLAPEPGGMAYVAGEARTVQHVRQVLVREAGWDRRAVLTKPFWAPGKRGLE; encoded by the coding sequence GTGGCCACCCTGCTCTCCCCCCTGCTGGACCTGCTGACGCTTCAGGGCACCGTCACCGAGACCGAACCTGTCACCGCCCGTTTCCGTCGGCTGCGCATCGAGGGCGAGGCCCTGTCCGGGCTGACCGTCCGCCCCGGACAGCAGGTGCGGGTCATGGTCGGCGACGGGCTGACTCTGCGCACGTACTCGATCTGGCGCTACGACCCGGAGGGGGCCGTCGAGTTGCGCGTACTGGATCACGCCGGGGCCGGACCCGGGGCACGGTGGGCAAGCGCGGCCGCGGTCGGCGACCGGGTCCGGATACGCAAGCCGGAAGGGACGTTCGTGCTGCGGCCCGACGCCACGCACCATGTGTTCGTCGGGGAGGAGACGGCGTCGGTCGCCTTCGGCGCGATGCTGGGCGCACTGCCCGACGGGGCACGCATATCCGGCTGCGTCGAGACGGAGACGGCTGCCGACCGGCTCGCCCTGCCGTACGCGGACCGCCTCGACTGGGTCACCAGGGGCGGCACTTCGCTCCCGGACGCGGTGCGACGCCTCGCCCCCGAGCCGGGCGGGATGGCGTACGTCGCCGGGGAGGCGCGGACCGTGCAGCACGTGCGGCAGGTGCTCGTGCGGGAGGCCGGCTGGGACCGACGGGCGGTCCTCACCAAGCCGTTCTGGGCACCGGGCAAGCGCGGGCTGGAGTAG
- a CDS encoding DUF4190 domain-containing protein, whose product MHLTATSTRPTGKRDTDGMAVASFVLGLLGLLVLNVFLGPIAIVLASLSLWRGTRRPGRAALGLTLGMADLVVLAALMQADNTVSWNF is encoded by the coding sequence ATGCACCTCACCGCCACCTCGACCCGGCCCACCGGCAAGCGGGACACCGACGGCATGGCCGTGGCGTCCTTCGTCCTCGGTCTGCTCGGCCTGCTGGTGCTCAACGTCTTCCTCGGCCCCATCGCCATCGTCCTGGCCTCGCTCTCCCTCTGGCGCGGCACCAGGCGCCCCGGCCGCGCCGCCCTGGGCCTCACCCTCGGCATGGCCGACCTCGTCGTCCTGGCCGCCCTCATGCAGGCCGACAACACCGTCTCCTGGAACTTCTGA